The Centropristis striata isolate RG_2023a ecotype Rhode Island chromosome 1, C.striata_1.0, whole genome shotgun sequence nucleotide sequence ggttttattttaggttttattttatttgcacaattagaattacacaaaatgacaaagataacatataatgtaaagtgcagggagaggcagaaaacccagatgggcttatttaaagcctccacctaaaatttcatcagaaagtaataaactgacaacagaaaaaacaaatgtataacatcaacaagttataatgacagagCAGTCTTACCTGCTGCTATAAGACAGGTTGAGGGCAGAGTAGAGCTCAGGAGTGCTGGGGGTCTCAACTCTTCCCTgatgagagacagaaacagcgGCGGTCCTCGACGTGGAGGACGATGGAGTAACGGGGACACGGCCAGATATACTGGTTGGCCCCAAACTGGAGAAATCTGGAGACGCACATACATAATCTGTTAGACTGTTGTTGTTAAGTTATTCCACCGTTTAAACGCTCACCTCTCCCACCACTCCATGGTTTATCTGTATTCTCACTGGAAGCAGGGCTCGCTCTCCGCTGGTTTCCTGGAGCTCCTCTGTCGGCTCCAGGTGAATCACACAGGTACTGCTGCTTCAGCAGAGACGCCTTCTGCTGCTCAAAGTCACGCCGCTGCACACAAGACAGAAGTTAGGTTGTTAGGGGTCTCTCAATCCATGGTcagcctccatggttgaaaaagcgcgctaaagtgcctctagagtggtgaaaacgagaggaagtaccttattggctgccctttacacatgcaaaaaatgatttggtgccctctagggtgccccttcatataacaaattatgatgatgtACCCTCTAGTGCAAGAAAATTCAATAACGTGCCTTAATGAGAGCCCTTCTAGTgtcttttttcctgtttggtgccaccgtggttgaaaaagcgcgcgaaactgccctctagagtggtaaAAATCTAtctctagagattctataatacagtatcacccaactgtgaataatgttatgtgagatgtttgctctcatttagctctcaaagtgcacaaaatagatgcattttacttaaaaatgtacaaattttctcctggggggggcatgcccccggacccccttaGATGGTTTAgttcgatacttttaattgtcagtaccatatcattaactactttgatctggatctccttttaacttaatgctaatatttcatcatacatgatgcatcataattGGGCGTGCTGGTGGggctccatgttgtgcagaatgtgccctttttattttttcgcccccgcccttctaacagtctgagtccgccactgcagCATGGTGATATTGTTCAGCAGCATggcatcatgggagttgttgtcttcaccaCCACTGCAGTCAGCTTTTCCTAGTTAGGATTCCCGCAGTGCTTATTCGGGTTATTGTCCGGAGCTAAATAATCTGAATGGATCCTTTCCCAAACAAATTAACCTGGTGATTTAACACAGAATAAGgtagtttcacattaaaaatcagCGTTTCTCCGGTTTTGTTTGGAGGACACAGGACTTCCTGGAGAAGCTGAGAGCTGAACCGCTTTGcacaacatgtttttctgaTAACTGAGGTTCCAGACGCCCCGTTACTAAAGAGAATAAAATACATAGTAAACAACTGAGATTGAAACAACTTCTAACCATAAAACTGATGCATGCGCAAAAGGGAAATTGCACCATTGGCAGGCAATCAAATGAAATGGATTATGGAAATTATTGATTTCTCAGAGTTTGAAAATTAatggaaacaacaaaatatataaacacaggtctagtttgtttttagacatttctgATGTGGAAAAGTTACATTTTACACGTTTAAGCAGTCTGTGTATGAGGAAACTACTTTAAGTGCACTATGAGTAGAGGGATctagtcaggcagcttaggaccagatttgggaagaaaggggacacgtcggacaaaagcaccacattttttccacatgctctccatcactataggtttcaatttttgataggagccacttcatcaagattgcagatcggagatggcagccatataaaatctatgagaaccaataaatcttctaagccacttagaaggtcaatcttggtgtcaaaatatacatttcctgggtcaaagaataatttaaagctactgagaatatcactagatgatcaaatagatatgttcattttggccatgtatttacataattattagattccaaacattttcatctcaggattctctgctgcagcacttgaagcgagttgcctaccagtctgggtgaaaatgaacatttctatttgatcaaataatcatctagtgatattctcagcagctttaaatgattccttgacccagaaaatgtagattttgacaccaagattgaccttctatttggcttggaagatgtattggttctcatagactttatatgggtgccatcttggatcggccatcttgatgaagtggctcctaccaaaaattgaaacctataatgatagagagcacgcggaaaaaatgtggtgcttttgtccagcgtgtcccctttatttagctaaacCGCCTGACTAATCCTTCTGTTTATCCTTCTgacatttattgcattttgggagaaaatgttttccttcattcagATCAACTGTTTAAGGATAGACGGTGTCTTGAAGATTGTAAACCTAATGAGGTAAATCTGCAAAACAATAATAGTTTCTTCCTCATTTCCTTCACACCTCATGGCTCAGTCGTATGGCAGCTTCAGTGAAGGACTTCCTCTCCCGTTCAAATGTTCTCCTCTGATGATGGAGCTCCGCCCCGCGCACCTGGAGACGCTCCCACTCTTCCAGAAAGTAGGAATCAGCCAGCTCAGAGGGAACCGGTGAGGCAAGGCCTTCCTGCAGACAGAAAGTAGCGTTTCTAGTCTGACAAGTTCATACGGGAGTATAAGTGTATGTGGGTGgttgaataattcaaaactgaatgtgtccatttctaattcttcatatatttagcatattattaactttttggtgtggtagtcctaaaatgtgtccaccggtgcaacacaataaagaatgtcattatttaattcagagaatgttggacagataagatagataagcccaaggcatattagttatgaatatttttatcaatttacattattttcaatgatcaatcaatgtcAATTgatacttaaactgcgttgtaccaaaggactaccttaagacgaccagttccaacactgcacggaaatattaatattctgaaaatatttgagacagaagtgatcttgtgtccagagattcttctgtccttcctgattctggaaggacccctctcagtaatgggctggtcacattaatgcctgttttatatcgaCATCATGGCGTTgctcaagtattttaatgtatttagattaatttttcattaaattacagttgttttaagataagtaatgctacctaggacagttgcaccggtggacaaatgtcatgttcaaaacagaatatttgcatagttgaagaacgatactcattgtttgcagatggattagatgtagaagaatgaactgcatattaaaacattaattttaatgaaatattatcaaagtttagtaatatttgtcactgggaacacaaaaattgagcgtcacgtcaaccacccatgtGTGCAAGATGGACTATCATACCTGCAGAAGATGCTGCTGTATCCTGACCAGCTGGTGACTCTCCTTCAGCTCAGTTTCTAGCTGAGCCAGCAGCTTCTCATGATCAGTACCAACACCAGAGGGACCTACAGAGTCAGGAAACAGCATGGTAGGATTCCTTTGACAAGTGTTCTCAATAATTGTTAGCAAAAACAGGTTAAAACTTAAATTATAATTCTGGATATTTCTTTATATAGTCTTCTCAAAACACATCAAAGCAGCAGAACCTGGGTGTTCACCTCCTGCTGGGAGGTCTCCCAGCCTCCTCTGCACCTCCCTCCAGCTCTGAACCACGCCTCCTGTCACATGGTCACCCAGCACCTCCTCAGCCTGATCCAGCCTTTTGTCTTCAGTTTGGCCCTCATCAGGAACATCCACTATGCTGGACAGggtctaaagaaaaaaaaggttagactATCATTTCATGTTCATTCTTGCCCTTGGAAacagtacttgagaaaacaataTCAACAATATCAAAAGGTCATTTTATTAGCCGTTTGAGCTTCTGATGGCTTGAAATTGTCTTTCCCGCTTATCCCCGGTGCAAAACAgcaataaacatgaaatataaaatataagtaaaagatattaaatataaatgtaaaaacatagaTACAAGCAAGAAGAAAAGACGGTGGCAAATCTGGGAGatgtaaatagtataaatatGACGGTATGAACAGATTAATGGTATAAATATGGTGAATAGTATCAGTATGGCAATATGGCACAGTATAAACAGAATGTATCAGTATAAGTATAAATATGGCAGTATAAACAGAATTTAGAGTGTAAACAGAGAGTTTTTTAGAGTTCTGTAGAAGAGCTTTGTCTATCTAGTGAAGGTCCTTGCTGTCCTCACTGAACTAAAGGCTAAATGTTCCCACAAGGCTCACCAGCACTGAGTTAAGTTTAGCCGTGGAACATTAGCAAAGTTCAATTGTGTATTTGCTGATTATAGTTATTTGACATCTGGGTATAAAAACTAGTAAgtaaaccattgaaaatgtctagatatcagctccttaattaaactcttattagatatttttgttgttatcattatatttgtccaaacaaatttacttttagttgtacctgatattaaaatggacaagaaattgaagaaaacaaaggtgtctaataatttttcccataactgtatataaattactacaaagagacacaaaactaaaaaGGGACACAGAACAATCCCTTCTACAAGAAGTTAAGAAGTTAAAGTGCCAGACACAAAGAGATGCTCAGGGATGacaaacaaagagacacaaaaagaggctAATCAACTTAACCCGGTTTCCCTCCTTCTGGGTCTTCCCAGTGATCGTGTGACTGATATATATCAGAAAAAATTGTataatgttttgacattttgtgccaGGAAAAATATTCTTCAGCTCTGGATCTCAGATAAGCCCCCCTCAGTGGTGGGATGGCATAGGACAATAACTGAATACATACCTCTGGACTTTCTTACCTGCCTTCttcactccaaaacaaatgcCTTTGAAAGAATATGGAAACCATTTCTTGACTATACTCATattaaaaaactgtatttttatgtgttttctgtatttatttagctcccaTTGTATTTCGCTCTGTACTGCATATTGTACCTGTCACATTTACCTGGAACTGATTATTTTGTTTGGGTCTTTGATTTTTGTATTGGTATTcccagcttgttgttgttgttttgtcattttgtctggtcctgtcttctgtatgtttgcttgtaagaaaagtgaataaatacagtatataaataaaaaaaacaagttacaacaggaaaaaaaaagaaaaagaggctaATCAGCGATAAGGTTTGCTCACATTCTCCATGTCGACTCTGAGAGCGTGAAGTAGCGTGGTGAGGGCTGTGGCGAAGCTTCATGGCCTCCCTCAGCTCTGCTTCTCTACGCTCCAGCATCACACGCAGTGCTGCCTCTTCTCGTCTACAGGGTTGAGAGAGAGGAAAATGAGCGTTAGGAAGAGGTCGAGGCAGCGTTCCAAAGCAACAATCAGGAAGTGATGGTAATAACTTACTTTGCAGTAGACCTGAATGATTTCACTGGCTGTTGTTCTCTTTTGCCGCGACTTCCAGGAGGAAAGTTCAGCACCTCTATGGCTTGATAGAAAAATGATGGCAAATGAGTGGTAAATatttgatatacagtcatggaaaaaattattagaccaccctcttcaatttcttgttcattttaatgcctggtacaactaaaggtacattgtttggacaaatattatgataacaaaaatagctcataactgtttaaagctgatatctagccattttccatggattttttcttgataatgattttggttattatcaagaaaaccatggaaaatgtctagatatcaggctctaaaattaaattcttatgagctattttgttatcataatatttgtccaaacaaatgtacctttagttgtaccaggcattaaaatgaacaagaaattgaaggaaaaaatggtctaatcattaTGAACTATGAATGTAACTGTGGCAGGACTCACAGTGTCCTCTCTCTTTGTGTCGCTCCGTCAGCTGAGACATTCGCTCCTTCAGCCGGTTGGTGTTCTGCTCTCGCCGCCTCAGCTCCGCCTCCTGCTGGCTGCAACGCAGCTGCAGACGAGAGCACTGGTGAGAATGGGGAGAAATGATTTTGAGAAGGGGGATTAGCATAAAGGTATTCAGATCATaaaatcaagtcaagtcaaatttatttacactactggtcaaaagttttagaacacaccaacttttccagaatttaattgaaaatgatgcagtttaatgtctcagtgtactctgaaattaatgcacattttgcaatatttaaaattctttattgagcacgatagtgttttgaaagtaaaaaaaagatttaaaatcacattttatgttggaccaaaggactaaaaaaagacacaaaatgaccaaaaaagacacaaaatgactaaaaaaagacacaaaaataccaaaaaaaagacacaaaatgactaaaaaaaaagaccataaaatgactaaaaaaagacacaaaatgaccaaaaaagacacaaaatgactaaaaaaaagacacaaaaataccaaaaaaaagacacaaaatgactaaaaaaaaaagacataaaatgactaaaaaaagacataaaatgactaaaaaaaagacacaaaatgacaaaaaagacacaaaaagaccaaaaaaagacacaaaatgactaaaaaaaagacataaaatgacaaaaaaaaaaataagacacaaaatgaccaaaaaaagacacaaaaagaccacaaaatgacttccaaaggacatgaaaataattcaaaaaatggacaaaatagcccaagactccatagagttaagttgttaaacccattcttgttccctgaaaaaggcctacttgtataattctgaaatgtacattattttccagttttggttaagcttacctttttttatttacctctggcagttcaccacttacctttggaccctttcaagctgtttcATTTGACtagaactgcttgaatttcaataaaactggaaaaattggggtgtttctaaaacttttgaccggtaatgtatatagcacatttacagacggctgagccgcaccaaagtgcttcgcataaaataaagaattgacaaaggtaaaaaaaaataaacaaacaaaaaaaatttaatttaaaataaataaaagaagatgggataaTTTTAGAAGCTCTGTGGGGATaactaggggacactattccctagaACTTGccagaggaagaaaaaacaaaacaaaaaattttaattgtaggcaagagaaaagaggtggggtttttaagtgagatttaaaaacatttagggacTGCGCTCACagtgtgttaaatatagaaCTTACTTTGGCTCGTTCACCATCTCAGCATGTCCTGCAGCCTGGCCACGTGCTCATCCATCTCCTTTAGCTGCTCCTACAAGGCGGAGCAGAGGGCCCACAGCTACGTCACATGACCCTCATCCATTCACTATGTATGTTACAAATGCATAATGCTATCCATTGTATAAAATTGGatatctttaatttttttttccacacaattGAAGAGTCAATACCCTGGGTTGGTTTGGTCAGCAATAATATTAGTATTAGATTACTACTAACTATCCACCACTTTTTATTAAGCtaactgtgtgtatgtatatactaatatatatatacattcaggaaattattatatactatatatatatgtgtatatatatatatatatggattaaaaacctgagaatattaaccctataaagcctgaaccgtgaaataaatgccagaaaattctaaattttcaaaacttGAGTGTTTGTGAAcggctaacatttttttaaattcaatatcaatttttatatatgaatttaatttggatcatatttgatacatcaggtctttttgtgcaatttgttgctcacaatttgcttttcttgaactaacataatcacataaaaccctaatatttttaaccaaataaaactttgactttccttttaacattttcctcaaacatacaaaatatttttttccatataaaacaacatcatacatctgctgatatgaagttttcacgcagcaatcaCAGATCcacagtggaaccagcaaatcatttttgttacatctggtatttttgtgaaatttgttgctcagttttttaatcatcaatttatgtattcatcaggtttttcaggaaaagaaaatatcacactgatgatgtagaggtctcaaaaacttatgtatcaaatatgatacacttggctttatagggttttAAAAGTCAGagtatatattgaaacctgagaatatatattgaaaatctctctctctctcctctctctctctctctctctctctctctctctctctctctctctctctctctctctctctctctctctctctctctctctctctctctctctctctcctctctctcctctctcctctctctctctcatctctctctctcactctcctctctctctctctctctctctctctctctctctctatatatatatatatatatatatatatatatatatatatctacagtacaggcaaaagtttggacacaccttctcattcaatgcgtttttctttattttcatgactatttacattgtaaattctcactgaaggcatcaaaactatgaatgaacacacaacaaaaaaagtgtgaaataactgaaaacatgtcttatattttagattcctcaaagtaaccaacCTTTGCTTACTACATtactgttgtcattgtctctgtgtgtaatgctgctgctacactgtaatttcccagcttgggataaataaagttctatctatctatctatctatctatctatctatctatctatctataaattaCCTGTGGtcacctctaggataatcacaaaAGAGATGAAAAGCATTTAGCCATTCATCTCATGTCACCCACCCTGAGGGAGTCTCCCTGCTCCTTGTGCTCCTCCCCGTCGGCCCACCAGGAGGCGCTGTGACGGAGCTCCTTCAGAGGGCTGGGATCCCTGAGCAGAAAGGAgtctgtaggagagaggaggtggtgAGGAGTggattgtttttccagtgtgcATCATCTGAAGGCCCATGAAGTATGTTttactttgctatgttattaatattattactattattattattattatatatatatggttgctgccattactattattactatatactgtaatatactactattattattatt carries:
- the si:ch211-286b5.4 gene encoding LOW QUALITY PROTEIN: afadin- and alpha-actinin-binding protein (The sequence of the model RefSeq protein was modified relative to this genomic sequence to represent the inferred CDS: deleted 2 bases in 2 codons) yields the protein MASRFGLKRAGRPSEYSDSFLLRDPSPLKELRHSASWWADGEEHKEQGDSLREQLKEMDEHVARLQDMLRGERAKCSRLQLRCSQQEAELRRREQNTNRLKERMSQLTERHKERGHSIEVLNFPPGSRGKREQQPVKSFRSTAKREEAALRVMLERREAELREAMKLRHSLTTLLHALRVDMENTLSSIVDVPDEGQTEDKRLDQAEEVLGDHVTGGVVQSWREVQRRLGDLPAGGPSGVGTDHEKLLAQLETELKESHQLVRIQQHLLQEGLASPVPSELADSYFLEEWERLQVRGAELHHQRRTFERERKSFTEAAIRLSHERRDFEQQKASLLKQQYLCDSPGADRGAPGNQRRASPASNFSSLGPTSISGRVPVTPSSSTSRTAAVSVSHQGRVETPSTPELYSALNLSYSSRSREADLESQSWDGGADRTAPHWDSSF